One Pectobacterium colocasium DNA segment encodes these proteins:
- the fabB gene encoding beta-ketoacyl-ACP synthase I has protein sequence MKRAVITGLGIVSSIGNNQQEVLASLREGRSGITFSQELKDSGMRSHVWGNVKLDTTGLIDRKVVRFMSDASIYAYLSMEQAIQDSGLSDEVYQNNPRVGLIAGSGGSARYQVFGADAMRSPRGLKAVGPYVVTKSMGSAVSACLATPFKIHGVNYSISSACATSAHCIGNAVEQIQMGKQDIVFAGGAEELCWELACEFDAMGALSTKYNETPEKASRTYDADRDGFVIAGGGGMVVVEELEHALARGAHIYAEVVGYGATSDGADMVAPSGEGAVRCMKMAMNGVDTPIDYLNSHGTSTPVGDVKELGAIREVFGDNSPAISATKAMTGHSLGAAGVQEAIYSLLMLEHGFVAPSINVENLDEQAVGLNIVTTPTERKLTTVMSNSFGFGGTNATLVMRKLDK, from the coding sequence ATGAAACGTGCAGTGATTACTGGCCTGGGGATCGTATCAAGCATCGGTAATAACCAGCAGGAAGTTCTGGCATCATTGCGGGAAGGCCGCTCGGGTATTACTTTCTCTCAAGAGCTGAAAGATTCCGGTATGCGTAGTCACGTCTGGGGGAATGTCAAACTGGACACCACTGGCCTCATCGATCGCAAAGTTGTGCGTTTTATGAGTGATGCATCGATTTATGCCTACTTATCTATGGAGCAGGCGATTCAGGATTCCGGGCTGTCCGATGAGGTTTATCAGAATAACCCACGCGTTGGTCTGATTGCCGGTTCCGGCGGCTCTGCGCGCTATCAGGTGTTTGGTGCTGACGCGATGCGTAGCCCGCGTGGCCTGAAAGCCGTTGGCCCTTATGTGGTCACCAAATCAATGGGTTCTGCGGTATCCGCGTGTCTGGCAACCCCATTTAAAATTCACGGCGTGAACTACTCTATTAGCTCAGCCTGTGCGACCTCCGCACACTGTATCGGTAACGCCGTTGAGCAAATCCAGATGGGCAAGCAGGACATCGTATTCGCCGGCGGTGCTGAAGAGCTGTGCTGGGAACTGGCCTGTGAATTTGACGCGATGGGCGCACTGTCGACCAAATACAATGAAACACCAGAAAAAGCCTCCCGTACCTATGATGCCGATCGCGATGGTTTCGTGATTGCAGGCGGCGGCGGTATGGTTGTTGTCGAAGAACTGGAACATGCATTGGCGCGTGGCGCACACATCTATGCGGAAGTGGTCGGCTATGGCGCGACGTCTGACGGCGCGGATATGGTTGCCCCATCAGGCGAAGGTGCCGTTCGCTGCATGAAGATGGCAATGAACGGTGTGGATACCCCGATTGATTACCTGAACTCTCACGGCACGTCCACGCCGGTTGGCGATGTGAAGGAGCTGGGTGCGATTCGTGAAGTGTTTGGCGACAACTCGCCAGCTATTTCTGCGACCAAAGCGATGACCGGTCACTCTCTGGGTGCCGCAGGCGTTCAGGAAGCGATTTACTCGTTGCTGATGCTGGAACACGGCTTTGTTGCACCGAGCATTAACGTGGAAAATCTGGATGAGCAGGCGGTTGGCCTGAACATCGTGACGACGCCGACGGAACGTAAACTGACCACGGTGATGTCTAACAGCTTCGGTTTCGGTGGTACGAACGCGACGCTGGTCATGAGAAAACTCGATAAATAA